From Rhododendron vialii isolate Sample 1 chromosome 10a, ASM3025357v1, the proteins below share one genomic window:
- the LOC131302445 gene encoding 2,3-bisphosphoglycerate-dependent phosphoglycerate mutase 1-like, whose amino-acid sequence MSTGSLHVATGTTSVWVFGNDSRACYGFENSGMRFLSTELRVLLVPKINWKPVASYPQVHLRLLRNGVISSCRFKFHTTEASSVHSASVDSIFSSLHGSTEDPGKISDESTLILIRHGESLWNEKNLFSGCVDVPLTNKGIEEAIEAGKRIRNLPIDIIYTSALIRAQMTAMLALTQHRCYKVPIIVHDESEESRMWSQIHSENTKKQSIPVVKAWQLNERRYGELQGFNKQETAERYGKKQVHEWRRSYSTCPPNGESLEMTSRRAVAYFREHIEPQLLSGKHVMVAAHANSLRAIIMYLDNLTSQEVIDLELSNGVPMLYVCKEGKIIRRGSPLGSTEAGVYAYTWDLALYRQKLDEMSL is encoded by the exons ATGTCCACTGGCTCACTACATGTAGCCACCGGAACTACCAGTGTCTGGGTATTTGGCAATGATTCTAGAGCTTGTTATGGATTTGAGAATTCTGGTATGAGATTCTTGTCAACGGAATTAAGGGTTCTCTTggttcctaaaatcaattggaaaCCCGTTGCATCATACCCACAGGTTCATTTAAGATTGCTGAGAAACGGAGTTATTAGCTCATGCCggtttaaattccatacaactGAGGCATCATCTGTACACTCTGCATCCGTAGATTCAATCTTTTCCTCCTTACATGGCTCCACAGAAGATCCAGGGAAGATTTCAG ATGAGTCTACTTTGATCTTAATTCGACATGGTGAATCATTGTGGAATGAGAAGAACCTGTTCTCTGGATGTGTTGATGTGCCGTTGACTAATAAAGGCATCGAAGAAGCAATTGAAGCTGGTAAAAGAATTAGAAATCTACCTATTGACATTATTTACACATCTGCATTGATTCGTGCTCAAATGACTGCTATGCTGGCATTGACCCAACACCGCTGCTATAAG GTTCCCATAATTGTACATGATGAGAGTGAAGAGTCCAGAATGTGGAGTCAGATCCATAGCGAAAATACCAAGAAGCAATCCATTCCGGTTGTAAAGGCTTGGCAATTAAATGAAAGAAG GTATGGGGAGTTACAAGGTTTTAACAAACAGGAGACAGCTGAAAGATATGGAAAAAAGCAAGTTCATGAATGGCGGAGAAGTTACAGTACTTGCCCTCCTAATGGTGAAAGTTTGGAAATGACATCTCGAAGAGCTGTTGCTTATTTCAGAGAGCAT ATTGAACCCCAACTTTTGTCGGGAAAGCATGTAATGGTTGCTGCCCATGCGAATTCACTGAGGGCCATTATTATGTACCTTGACAATTTAACTTCTCAGGAG GTTATTGACTTAGAACTGTCAAATGGGGTACCAATGCTCTACGTATGTAAAGAGGGAAAAATTATCAGGAGGGGAAGTCCTCTAGGATCAACAGAGGCTGGCGTCTATGCTTATACTTGG GATTTGGCCCTCTACAGGCAAAAACTAGACGAAATGTCCCTTTGA
- the LOC131302447 gene encoding annexin Gh1-like, whose translation MESSMQASRKYELDCQYLNSCFLGNGEGNRQKLVETLTSRDSQELKLIHQTFRALYNQDLHHVLSTIRHNDELANAVYLRMSEPQERDAEIIREALFGRRVNVNTLVEVVSTRSSTELHSIKQAYRFRYNSEIEQDMAHTISATFKEILLTILKSSPKYGGRIDTSMAMCDAKTLYEAMETGNSVDWKTITSLLTQRNTPQIKSILSAYKELYGHEFSKFLKSNKCGKFGTEMRMVIQGIQFPGKFFAKQLRGALQSGGDGREILTRVVITRLEIDVREMSNVFAVKTGWSLGNFVRREFNSAGGDKGYDFAGEFLLGLLRHC comes from the exons ATGGAGAGTTCCATGCAAGCCTCTAGGAAGTATGAATTGGATTGCCAATACCTCAACTCTTGTTTCCTAG GCAATGGTGAAGGCAACAGACAGAAGCTTGTAGAGACTCTCACGAGCCGGGACTCGCAAGAACTTAAGCTCATTCATCAAACATTTAGGGCTCTCTACAACCAGGATCTCCACCACGTTCTATCCACCATTCGACACAACGATGAACTGGCG AATGCGGTGTATCTACGGATGAGTGAACCGCAGGAGCGCGACGCCGAGATAATAAGAGAGGCACTCTTTGGAAGGAGGGTTAATGTCAACACTCTGGTTGAGGTGGTGAGCACTCGCTCTTCTACAGAGCTGCATTCCATCAAGCAGGCATACCGATTTCGGTATAATTCTGAGATTGAGCAGGATATGGCTCACACAATTAGTGCCACCTTCAAAGAG ATTCTTCTCACAATTCTGAAGTCTAGTCCCAAATATGGAGGCAGAATTGACACAAGCATGGCCATGTGCGATGCCAAAACACTCTACGAGGCAATGGAGACTGGAAATTCCGTTGATTGGAAAACAATCACGTCCCTCTTAACCCAAAGAAACACACCACAAATCAAATCGATTCTCTCAGCCTACAAAGAGCTCTACGGCCACGAATTCTCCAAGTTCCTCAAGTCCAACAAATGCGGGAAATTCGGAACCGAAATGAGAATGGTAATCCAAGGAATTCAGTTTCCAGGAAAGTTCTTCGCAAAGCAATTGCGAGGAGCATTGCAGAGTGGCGGCGATGGGAGGGAAATCCTGACTCGAGTGGTGATTACCAGATTGGAAATTGATGTTAGGGAGATGAGCAATGTCTTTGCTGTCAAGACTGGTTGGTCTCTGGGGAATTTTGTGAGGAGGGAATTCAATTCTGCAGGTGGTGATAAGGGATATGATTTCGCAGGAGAATTCTTATTGGGACTTCTAAGGCATTGTTGA
- the LOC131302446 gene encoding acyl-coenzyme A oxidase, peroxisomal: MECRNPTLQSSNSSNQTAEDDDQPTTRRIQRLQLHLNPPVVSRENVLELLSCAAKAKLSVNTQQLSDYMRGKHRDIQERIFDYYFKSRPDLQTPVEISMDEHRELCMRQLLGLVREAGIRPFGYVADDPAMYFAVAEAVGSVDMSLGIKMGVQYSLWGGSVLNLGTKKHRDKYYEGIDNLEYTGCFAMTELHHGSNVQGLQTVATFDPLTDEFIIDTPNDGAIKWWIGNAAVHGKFATVFAKLMLPTHDTKGVSDMGVHAFIVPIRDLKTHRTLPGIEIHDCGHKVGLNGVDNGALRFRSVRIPRDNLLNRFGDVSRDGKYSSPLPSINKRFAATLGELVGGRVALAYSSVGVLKVASTIAIRYSLLRHQFGPPKQPEVSILDYQSHQHKLMPMLASTYAFHFSTLYLVEKYSEMKKSHDEEVVGDVHALSTGLKAYVTSYTAKSLSICRESCGGHGYAAVNRFGSLRNDHDIFQTFEGDNTVLLQQVAGDLLKQYQQKFQGGTLAVTWNYLRESMNSYLSQPNPVTARWESEDHLRDPNFQLDAFRYRTSRLLQSVAVRLRKHSKNLGSFGAWNRCLNHLLTLAESHIESVILARFIQSVQSCPDPSTRAALKLVCDLYALDRIWNDIGTYRNVDYVAPNKAKAIHKLAEYLSFQVRNIAKELVDAFDLPDEVTRAPIGMQSTAEAYSQYTQYVGF, translated from the exons ATGGAGTGTCGTAATCCAACACTGCAATCATCCAATTCCAGTAATCAGACAGCAGAGGATGATGATCAACCTACTACCCGGCGAATCCAACGGCTGCAATTGCACCTAAACCCACCGGTTGTATCCCGTGAAAACGTCCTGGAACTGCTGTCCTGTGCTGCTAAGGCGAAGCTTAGCGTGAACACTCAACAACTCTCTGATTACATGAGGGGAAAGCACAGAGACATACAGGAGAGGATATTCGATTACTACTTCAAATCTAGACCGGATTTACAGACCCCAGTTGAGATTTCTATGGATGAACATCGTGAGCTGTGCATGAGGCAGCTTCTGGGTTTGGTCAGAGAAGCTGGCATTAGGCCTTTTGGGTATGTTGCTGATGATCCGGCTATGTATTTTGCCGTTGCTGAAGCTGTGGGGAGTGTTGACATGTCGCTTGGGATTAAGATGGGGGTGCAGTACAG tcttTGGGGAGGCTCTGTGCTCAACCTGGGAACTAAGAAGCACAGGGATAAGTACTATGAAGGTATTGACAACTTGGAGTATACAGGTTGCTTTGCTATGACGGAACTTCATCATG GATCAAATGTCCAAGGACTCCAAACAGTTGCCACATTTGATCCACTTACGGACGAATTCATAATCGACACCCCCAATGACGGGGCAATCAAATGGTGGATTGGCAATGCTGCAGTTCATGGCAAGTTTGCTACTGTATTCGCCAAGTTAATGTTGCCAACTCACGATACAAAAGGAGTATCTGACATGGGTGTTCACGCCTTCATTGTCCCAATTAGGGATTTAAAGACCCACCGAACACTTCCAGGGATTGAAATCCATGACTGTGGTCACAAAGTTGGTCTGAATGGAGTAGATAATGGAGCATTAAGGTTTCGTTCTGTAAGAATTCCGCGAGACAACCTCCTAAATCGATTTGGAGATGTCTCTAGGGACGGGAAATACTCAAGCCCCCTTCCGTCCATTAATAAACGCTTTGCTGCCACACTAGGGGAGCTTGTTGGGGGGAGGGTAGCCCTTGCATATTCTTCAGTTGGTGTCCTCAAAGTTGCCTCCACCATTGCAATTCGTTATTCTTTGCTCCGACAtcagtttggtcctccaaagcAGCCTGAAGTCAGTATCCTTGATTACCAGTCCCACCAACATAAACTTATGCCTATGCTTGCTTCGACCTATGCATTCCATTTTTCCACTCTTTATTTGGTGGAGAAATATTCCGAGATGAAGAAGTCTCATGATGAAGAAGTGGTGGGGGATGTCCACGCGCTCTCTACGGGCCTCAAGGCTTATGTGACCTCTTACACGGCTAAGTCATTGAGCATTTGCAGGGAATCCTGTGGAGGCCATGGGTATGCTGCTGTCAATAGGTTTGGTAGTTTGAGGAATGATCATGACATATTTCAGACCTTTGAAGGCGACAACACTGTGCTTCTACAACAG GTGGCAGGAGACCTCTTGAAGCAATACCAGCAGAAGTTTCAAGGTGGCACACTTGCTGTTACATGGAACTATCTGAGAGAATCCATGAACTCTTATCTCTCGCAGCCAAACCCAGTAACAGCTCGGTGGGAAAGTGAAGACCATTTGCGAGATCCTAATTTCCAGTTAGATGCCTTCAGG TATCGTACATCTAGACTGCTTCAAAGTGTTGCTGTGCGACTTCGGAAGCACTCTAAGAATCTAGGGAGCTTTGGTGCTTGGAATAGATGTTTAAATCATCTTCTGACACTAGCGGAGTCCCACATTGAATCGGTTATACTAGCTAGATTCATTCAATCGGTACAAAG CTGCCCTGATCCAAGTACTCGAGCTGCTCTAAAACTGGTTTGCGATCTATATGCCCTGGACCGAATCTGGAATGACATAGGAACTTACCGCAACGTGGATTATGTGGCTCCCAACAAAGCTAAG GCAATTCACAAGTTGGCAGAGTACCTCAGTTTCCAAGTAAGGAATATTGCTAAGGAACTGGTAGACGCATTCGATCTTCCTGATGAGGTCACACGGGCTCCGATTGGCATGCAGTCAACTGCAGAAGCTTACTCTCAGTACACCCAGTATGTTGGATTCTAA
- the LOC131302448 gene encoding uncharacterized protein LOC131302448 — translation MSEGNSTDGFPKTRTVLGDVTNRLGKRGLLQISGNSGSKSGEGRGKRVDDKEGDSQFTQKVIKGVENIVKEKCGIKFVVNNVEKGKRVCVSPRPCSEINSLRGNVISGISKVSSELKESSSFSDSLHLGRTDSVVENVVQVADASRGSCVSSILLPMASEPCAFAEEICEKHEGSVTPEVVEGSVTPEVVQIDQRGDKLVAHCKDIGADNFELEKCVGQNVIGSSRLPESLGPGSYKLERCIGLKGNGSSNSSAGVDLIKECSCSFCVKAGYILSDLHYQDIKGRIAALKKSQKEASILAQRYCRDKGLDKHNQENCLKSSRLESDLMGQWRSLFLHMEDILGHEGSQLEAGLLTLIDVRESCKTELETMNGMPSEKQ, via the exons ATGAGCGAGGGTAATTCTACCGATGGGTTTCCCAAAACCCGTACTGTTTTGGGTGATGTAACCAATAGATTAGGGAAAAGGGGATTATTGCAGATTTCGGGCAATTCAGGAAGTAAATCCGGGGAGGGACGTGGAAAGCGTGTTGATGACAAAGAGGGAGATTCACAGTTTACGCAGAAGGTCATCAAGGGAGTTGAAAACATTGTCAAAGAGAAATGCGGGATCAAATTTGTTGTAAACAACGTTGAAAAAGGTAAGAGGGTTTGCGTTTCGCCACGTCCTTGCAGTGAGATTAATTCACTCCGGGGTAATGTGATTTCTGGCATCTCAAAAGTGTCAAGTGAACTTAAGGAGTCGAGTTCATTTAGTGACAGCCTTCATCTTGGTAGAACCGATTCTGTCGTTGAAAATGTTGTGCAAGTTGCTGATGCCTCAAGAGGCAGCTGTGTTTCTAGCATTTTGCTGCCTATGGCTTCTGAACCATGTGCTTTTGCTGAAGAAATTTGCGAAAAACATGAAGGAAGTGTCACTCCAGAAGTTGTGGAAGGAAGTGTCACTCCGGAAGTTGTGCAAATTGATCAGAGAGGAGATAAATTAGTGGCTCATTGCAAAGATATTGGTGCTGATAATTTTGAACTAGAGAAATGCGTAGGACAAAACGTAATTGGAAGCTCAAGATTGCCCGAGTCACTGGGTCCTGGATCTTATAAACTAGAGAGATGCATTGGACTTAAGGGAAATGGAAGCTCCAACTCAAGTGCAGGTGTTGACTTGATCAAAGAATGCTCCTGCTCTTTCTGTGTGAAAG CTGGCTATATTTTGTCAGACCTTCACTACCAGGATATCAAGGGTCGAATAGCTG CACTAAAGAAGAGTCAGAAAGAAGCAAGCATTTTGGCTCAAAGATATTGCAGGGATAAGGGCCTAGATAAACATAATCAAGAGAATTGCCTCAAGTCTTCAAGGTTAGAATCTGATCTCATGGGTCAGTGGAGGTCACTGTTTCTTCATATGGAGGATATACTAGGCCATGAAGGCAGCCAACTC GAAGCCGGTTTGCTCACCCTAATAGATGTGAGAGAGAGTTGCAAGACAGAACTGGAGACGATGAATGGGATGCCTTCCGAGAAGCAATAG